A DNA window from Pseudoalteromonas spongiae UST010723-006 contains the following coding sequences:
- the bcsB gene encoding cellulose biosynthesis cyclic di-GMP-binding regulatory protein BcsB, translated as MKVLTKVAGSILALSSLCSINGYATTSGNNATGNFARNATKIAENKEIYKQGYPEAGPQSTLSYTFEQLNRPDMRLRGVQASRTVDFTNRVDHIITDLSLDFAFTSSPALIKELSHLKVYLNEEVMATIPVTDASPDKVNEGMQRHSIKLEPKFVEDFNTLRFELIGHYTRECEDPFHSSIWADISRTSRITYTEQQLPFESLLAQFPEPFFDERDYAQLTLPFVFNETPDNTTLHAASILSSWFGAKANWRGAKFPVNYNALPSSHSVVFATNDNRPDFLADYPGVDGPVVEVIANPEHRYQKLLLILGRNSDDLKVAAEGLALGLPMMTGRSAKITKVEYIEPRKAYDAPRWIRSDRPVRFGELVEYKNQLQAVGYSAPPVKLDVRVAPDLFTWYTDGLPIELKYRYTPPTDKGVSRLNMSINQEYVQGYKLDPNEYSTLVDEDIRIPLLSTDDTDKERYFTVPGFKVDIKNDVAFEFLFSTEKEGFCQTTAPEGTIGAIDENSTIDVSDYHHYIAMPNLHAYAQGGFPFTKFADLSETLIVLPESPNRDEVETLLTATGHLGQTTGYPSLKATILTDNGADIDFDDKDILLIGSQTGADSFAQNEHMSVLINHSLREIKQAIYETQPYKYAKSNEDASTHVSLESYGSLAAIAGFQSPFNDERSVVSIMAATSNDLGLINNTLIDGAKLIEVQGTATIINPYKVHQSHLGERYYVGSLPLHTLIWFHLSDHPLLLAFMTIITLLILSVILWRVLNTLARKRVGNKED; from the coding sequence ATGAAAGTGCTAACTAAAGTAGCAGGAAGCATATTGGCGCTCAGTTCGCTGTGTAGTATCAATGGCTACGCAACAACAAGCGGCAACAATGCAACAGGCAACTTTGCCCGCAACGCAACTAAAATTGCTGAAAATAAAGAAATATACAAACAAGGTTACCCTGAGGCAGGCCCTCAAAGCACCTTGTCTTATACATTTGAGCAATTAAACCGACCTGATATGCGTTTGCGTGGAGTGCAAGCAAGTCGTACGGTTGACTTTACTAACCGTGTTGATCACATTATTACCGATTTAAGTCTCGACTTTGCATTTACCAGTTCACCTGCATTGATCAAAGAGCTTTCCCATTTAAAGGTGTATTTAAATGAAGAAGTGATGGCGACAATTCCGGTCACCGACGCGAGCCCTGATAAAGTTAACGAAGGCATGCAGCGCCATAGCATTAAGCTTGAGCCTAAATTTGTTGAAGACTTCAACACCCTTAGATTCGAGTTAATTGGCCACTATACGCGTGAATGTGAAGACCCGTTTCATTCCAGTATTTGGGCCGATATTAGTCGTACCAGTCGCATTACCTATACCGAGCAGCAATTACCATTTGAGAGCTTACTTGCTCAGTTCCCAGAACCGTTTTTTGATGAACGTGATTATGCTCAGTTAACACTGCCGTTTGTATTTAACGAAACGCCAGATAACACAACCTTGCACGCTGCAAGTATTTTAAGCTCATGGTTTGGCGCAAAGGCAAACTGGCGTGGTGCAAAATTCCCAGTTAACTACAATGCACTACCAAGTTCACACAGTGTTGTCTTTGCAACCAATGATAATCGCCCTGATTTCTTAGCGGATTACCCAGGTGTTGATGGCCCCGTTGTTGAAGTAATTGCAAACCCAGAGCATCGTTACCAAAAACTCTTGTTGATCTTAGGCCGTAATAGTGATGACTTAAAAGTTGCCGCCGAAGGCCTAGCATTAGGCTTGCCAATGATGACTGGCCGCAGTGCAAAGATTACCAAAGTTGAATATATTGAGCCGCGTAAAGCTTACGACGCACCGCGTTGGATCCGCTCAGATCGCCCGGTTCGTTTTGGCGAATTGGTCGAGTATAAAAATCAACTTCAAGCTGTTGGCTACAGTGCGCCACCAGTAAAACTAGATGTACGTGTTGCGCCCGATTTATTCACTTGGTACACCGACGGTTTACCAATCGAATTAAAATACCGCTATACACCACCTACAGATAAAGGTGTATCACGTCTTAATATGTCGATTAACCAAGAGTATGTGCAAGGTTACAAACTCGACCCGAATGAGTACTCAACGTTAGTCGATGAAGATATTCGTATTCCACTGCTATCGACCGATGATACCGATAAAGAACGTTACTTTACCGTCCCCGGTTTTAAAGTGGATATTAAAAATGATGTAGCCTTTGAGTTCTTATTCTCAACAGAAAAAGAAGGGTTTTGTCAGACTACCGCACCTGAGGGCACCATAGGCGCAATTGATGAAAACTCAACAATTGATGTCTCTGATTATCACCATTATATTGCGATGCCTAATTTGCATGCTTACGCACAAGGTGGTTTTCCATTTACCAAGTTTGCAGATTTAAGCGAAACCTTAATTGTTTTACCTGAATCACCTAACCGTGATGAGGTCGAAACCTTGCTTACTGCAACAGGTCACTTAGGGCAAACAACGGGTTACCCATCACTAAAAGCAACGATCCTCACCGATAACGGTGCAGACATTGATTTTGACGATAAAGATATCTTGCTCATTGGCTCGCAAACAGGTGCAGATAGTTTTGCTCAAAACGAGCATATGTCGGTGCTGATTAATCACTCTCTACGTGAAATAAAGCAAGCAATTTATGAAACTCAGCCGTACAAGTACGCTAAGAGCAATGAAGATGCCTCAACGCACGTTTCACTTGAGAGTTATGGTTCACTTGCAGCCATTGCAGGATTCCAATCGCCGTTTAACGACGAACGCAGTGTAGTATCAATTATGGCGGCAACCAGTAATGATTTGGGGCTTATCAACAACACCTTAATTGATGGCGCTAAATTAATTGAAGTGCAAGGCACTGCAACAATTATCAATCCTTATAAAGTGCATCAATCGCATTTAGGTGAGCGCTACTATGTTGGTTCGTTACCGCTGCACACACTTATTTGGTTCCACTTGTCGGATCATCCACTGTTATTGGCATTTATGACGATTATTACATTACTTATTTTATCTGTTATCTTATGGCGTGTTCTCAATACTTTAGCGCGCAAACGTGTTGGTAATAAGGAAGACTAA
- the bcsG gene encoding cellulose biosynthesis protein BcsG, with protein MSIAHPDKDPLRYDALGLWNLYFLVKLGLFFSDVIDLHVLENIAFIAFLLLPLKHALLIKAKHIIGAFVALFLLHYDSYLPPLSRLLESGDLLRDFSLPYLIELLSRFLSWQFVAMALVLVIVYIYLVNWVRFTTVSIAGILYIGALQFFASQESMQPAPTYVQNSAQATQQNVQSTSLNPEQAMSAFYQQQARLKTEFPASNQGGDFDIVLLNVCSLGWDDLERVNLSKHPLFNQFDLLFDNFSSATSYSGPAGIRLLKASCGQTSHQGLYSDANKQCYLFENLKSLGFDNDFAMNHNGNFDNFLGMVESQGRVDAKLQSLQGVKIAQRSFDGTPIFDDGQVLNKWLKSRLTSNKPRAALYYNTISLHDGNVIEGRSKFGSSLKSYGTRTEILFKQFNQFFTRLGQSGRNYMVVMVPEHGASLAGDKMQIAGMRDIPSPAILDIPVGVKFIGPNAKPNSAQKVISEPSSYLAISELIARATRQNIFSGTLDLGMLAADLPKTPMVGENSGTRMQMFNGKPYIQLDDGEWMVYPGY; from the coding sequence ATGAGCATTGCACACCCAGATAAAGATCCGTTGCGTTATGACGCACTAGGGCTTTGGAATTTATATTTTTTAGTCAAGCTAGGCTTATTTTTCTCAGATGTTATCGATTTGCATGTACTGGAAAATATTGCGTTTATTGCGTTTCTTTTACTGCCACTCAAGCATGCCTTGTTGATTAAGGCCAAACATATTATCGGGGCATTTGTCGCATTATTTTTATTGCATTATGACTCTTATTTGCCACCGCTTAGTCGCTTACTTGAAAGTGGTGATCTGCTTAGAGATTTTAGTTTGCCATACCTTATCGAGTTGTTGTCGCGCTTTTTATCGTGGCAGTTCGTCGCCATGGCGCTGGTTTTGGTCATTGTTTATATTTATTTGGTAAATTGGGTTCGTTTTACCACGGTGAGTATCGCGGGTATTTTGTATATTGGCGCATTACAATTTTTTGCCAGCCAAGAGAGTATGCAACCCGCGCCAACTTATGTACAAAATAGTGCGCAAGCAACGCAACAAAATGTACAAAGCACCTCCTTAAACCCCGAACAAGCAATGTCGGCGTTTTATCAACAACAAGCGCGCTTAAAAACCGAATTTCCAGCATCTAACCAAGGTGGTGACTTTGATATTGTGCTACTCAACGTGTGTTCACTTGGCTGGGACGATTTAGAGCGAGTGAACCTTAGTAAGCACCCTTTGTTTAATCAGTTTGATTTACTGTTTGATAACTTCAGCTCAGCTACGTCGTACAGTGGACCTGCAGGTATTCGTTTATTAAAAGCAAGCTGTGGGCAAACATCTCACCAGGGCTTATATTCAGATGCTAATAAGCAGTGTTACTTGTTTGAGAACTTAAAGTCGCTGGGTTTTGATAACGACTTTGCTATGAACCACAATGGTAATTTTGATAATTTCCTTGGTATGGTGGAAAGCCAAGGGCGTGTTGATGCAAAACTGCAGTCGTTACAAGGTGTTAAAATTGCACAGCGCTCGTTTGATGGTACACCTATTTTCGATGATGGTCAGGTATTAAATAAGTGGCTTAAATCAAGGCTAACTTCAAACAAGCCACGTGCGGCACTTTACTACAACACCATTAGTTTGCACGATGGTAATGTGATTGAAGGACGCAGTAAGTTTGGCAGCAGTTTAAAAAGCTACGGCACGCGTACAGAAATCTTATTTAAGCAATTTAACCAATTCTTTACGCGTTTAGGACAAAGCGGTCGTAACTATATGGTGGTTATGGTACCAGAGCATGGTGCATCACTGGCGGGCGATAAAATGCAAATTGCAGGTATGCGTGATATTCCTAGTCCAGCAATTCTAGATATTCCAGTGGGCGTTAAGTTTATCGGACCAAATGCCAAACCAAATAGTGCACAAAAAGTGATTTCTGAGCCGTCTAGTTATCTGGCTATTTCAGAGCTAATTGCCCGCGCAACGCGACAAAACATCTTTAGCGGCACCTTAGATCTTGGTATGTTAGCCGCTGATTTACCGAAAACACCTATGGTGGGTGAGAACTCGGGTACGCGAATGCAGATGTTTAATGGTAAGCCATATATTCAACTCGATGATGGTGAATGGATGGTTTACCCGGGATATTAA
- the bcsQ gene encoding cellulose biosynthesis protein BcsQ, whose translation MNRVFFKGLKGGTGSTSIIANIATLLSQSHHDVLCIDLDSKNELCLHLGHEWQNQSGWTNKIADAESSWADIAFINEDNVKYVPYGSELANSFSYNTLLNQSKRLDIDRNSWLLFDVPSHMSLDDLALDDSDIVINVVTCDPACYSQIKKGSTHNQAYYLINRFNASNPLELDVYQIWRSNLKQLAPFFIHFDSAVPEALAAKNVLINTSPLSVVKEDFHALASWLNNKRKSLS comes from the coding sequence ATGAATCGAGTATTTTTTAAAGGCTTGAAAGGTGGTACAGGAAGTACATCTATTATTGCCAATATAGCAACACTGTTATCTCAAAGCCATCACGACGTGTTGTGTATTGACCTTGATTCTAAAAATGAGCTGTGTCTGCACCTTGGTCATGAATGGCAAAACCAATCAGGTTGGACAAATAAAATAGCAGACGCAGAATCTAGCTGGGCTGATATCGCATTTATTAATGAAGATAACGTCAAGTATGTGCCCTATGGCTCTGAACTTGCTAATAGTTTTTCGTATAATACGCTGTTAAATCAGTCAAAACGTTTGGATATCGACCGCAACAGTTGGCTGTTGTTTGACGTACCAAGTCATATGTCACTCGATGACTTAGCCCTTGATGACAGCGATATCGTTATCAATGTAGTGACCTGCGATCCTGCGTGTTATAGCCAAATTAAAAAAGGCAGTACACATAATCAGGCTTATTACTTAATTAATCGCTTTAATGCCAGTAACCCGCTTGAACTCGATGTTTACCAAATTTGGCGTTCAAATTTAAAGCAATTAGCACCCTTTTTTATTCATTTTGACAGCGCAGTACCTGAGGCACTTGCAGCTAAAAATGTACTTATTAACACTTCACCGCTCAGTGTAGTAAAAGAAGATTTTCACGCACTCGCAAGCTGGTTAAACAACAAACGCAAGAGTCTGTCGTAA
- the bcsE gene encoding cellulose biosynthesis protein BcsE: MHKLNFLGIQSEHGLIVKAATYALFANSEEAGIELALSSINEQSKSFVISQDPERFSAKSDKWPQLKKAQLFALDTSFFIENSTQFISQTIEELSYYSGFRGAHLIIHFSEDLANHFEAKLVKKLLHKTQSIAERYNISLIFLFTGKTAQQKAPTFLAHSKLIDGVAHLNSHLMNHNLYFDFWRSEKGVVSQISYQLFFEQPVSAELNVQNEANVEPVYQNLEQVFISKELLPSDTKLPPHYLICDDNQSVAEHARENKAATVVLCASHDVKKTELAALSYELRDVCGPWLKIVIKNKDGVLRHHDECVFLTLGVNLILHTTTDISRLMSQVQALQGVKFVRTLPKDYKAVLAHAKGVEAKGYLTPSSFVDAVKLQREASLSTGISGVLVILDLIKGVEPIDALRLFSVKRNGDIFTANQSQVLLYLHACRENDVDNAIERLFRLAISEFFVAHSIYSQDLYIEQVCRELKHADDNKELEDFSVQLLESAVEQVPLAMSTSGRTAVVHDINRFPSRKPCKAHPLKLLENN; the protein is encoded by the coding sequence GTGCATAAATTAAACTTTTTGGGTATTCAGAGCGAGCATGGGCTTATTGTCAAAGCTGCAACTTATGCGCTTTTCGCCAACAGCGAAGAAGCAGGTATTGAGCTTGCCTTGAGCTCAATAAACGAACAAAGCAAGAGCTTTGTAATATCGCAAGACCCTGAGCGATTTTCTGCTAAATCAGATAAATGGCCGCAACTTAAAAAAGCGCAACTTTTTGCCTTAGATACATCTTTTTTTATCGAAAACAGCACGCAGTTTATTTCACAAACAATTGAAGAGCTAAGTTATTATTCTGGCTTTCGCGGTGCGCATTTAATTATTCACTTTTCCGAAGATTTAGCTAACCACTTTGAAGCTAAATTAGTTAAAAAACTATTGCATAAAACGCAATCTATAGCTGAACGCTACAATATTAGCCTGATTTTTTTGTTTACGGGCAAAACAGCGCAACAAAAGGCGCCCACTTTTTTAGCTCACAGCAAATTAATTGACGGCGTTGCCCATCTTAATAGCCATTTAATGAACCACAACTTGTACTTTGATTTTTGGCGCAGTGAAAAAGGGGTGGTAAGCCAGATAAGTTATCAGTTGTTTTTTGAACAACCGGTATCGGCCGAGCTAAACGTTCAAAATGAAGCGAATGTTGAACCTGTTTATCAAAATTTAGAACAGGTTTTTATTAGCAAAGAGTTGTTGCCTAGCGATACAAAATTACCGCCACATTATTTAATATGCGACGATAACCAAAGCGTAGCCGAACATGCTCGCGAAAATAAAGCTGCAACAGTGGTTTTGTGTGCGTCCCATGATGTTAAAAAGACGGAACTTGCTGCACTTAGCTATGAATTACGAGATGTTTGCGGGCCTTGGCTAAAAATTGTAATTAAAAACAAAGATGGCGTGTTACGTCACCACGATGAGTGTGTATTTTTAACCTTAGGCGTTAATTTAATTTTGCACACAACCACAGATATTTCACGTTTGATGTCGCAGGTGCAAGCTTTGCAAGGCGTTAAGTTTGTGCGTACGCTGCCAAAAGATTACAAAGCAGTACTGGCTCATGCTAAAGGGGTGGAAGCAAAAGGGTATTTAACACCAAGTAGCTTTGTTGATGCCGTGAAACTGCAACGTGAAGCCAGCTTATCGACGGGGATTAGTGGCGTTTTGGTGATCCTGGATTTGATTAAAGGTGTCGAGCCAATTGATGCATTACGTCTTTTTTCTGTAAAACGTAACGGTGATATTTTTACTGCGAATCAATCGCAAGTTTTGCTTTATTTGCATGCTTGCCGAGAAAATGATGTGGATAACGCCATTGAGCGATTATTCAGATTAGCAATCAGTGAGTTCTTTGTCGCTCATAGCATTTATTCGCAAGACTTATACATAGAACAAGTTTGCCGAGAACTTAAACACGCCGACGACAACAAAGAATTAGAAGATTTCTCCGTACAGTTACTTGAATCAGCGGTAGAGCAAGTGCCACTTGCAATGAGTACATCTGGACGCACGGCTGTTGTACACGATATAAACCGCTTTCCAAGTCGTAAGCCTTGTAAAGCACATCCTCTTAAGCTTCTGGAAAATAATTAA
- the bcsA gene encoding UDP-forming cellulose synthase catalytic subunit has translation MNTSSLVSPKHNIGRVKSRYRFFFEENSYSVFMSLLLTVAYFVLHAFFKLERIDFDNAFYRYFPQLKPNRFRLGDPIRFVIQLTFLTLVKFKRDGKQAVEKESKYSIFKILPLFIDWAMRFDKWFTLRVRQSLNKEINENTQTGFQKLTSADFWEKPHITKILLAAVLFLLAIFITVPFSLEAQAIFMSLILFIAYSLRGIKGPLPTIVMITLSITTSTRYIWWRVNETLNWGDPIALFLGFGLLAAEAYAWFILILGFFQTMRPLKRKPVKLPKDTSSWPTVDVYIPTYNEPLSVVKPTTISALALDWPEDKLNVYILDDGKRDEFKEFAAEIGVGYIVRPNNFHAKAGNLNHAMRYTDGELIAIFDCDHVPVRSFLQMTIGQFVEDSKMCLVQTPHHFFSADPFEKNLGNFAQTPNENMLFYGLIQDGNDLWDATFFCGSCAVIRRSAIEEIGGFAFETVTEDAHTALKMQRKGYRTAYINIPQAAGLATDSLSTHVGQRIRWARGMAQIFRVDNPLLGRGLSLSQRFCYLNAAMHFFSGIPRIVFLTAPLALIYFDAYIIYAPFLAILLYVVPTLMQVKITNSRIQGKWRYSFWGEVYEAVLAWYILKPTTVALFAPNKGKFNVTEKGGLTDKDFYDWEISKPYLFLATINLIGLVVGVFRIFFGDPVQIGVLLISMAWALYNFMILGAAIAVAAEAKQVRRSHRITANFPAALRDANGRTYKVRVTDFSDVGVGVQLPADDLINVETDVDLIMSRGRRQFSFPCKVINARKNRVGLILSNLTLEQEKNYIESTFSRADAWLGWQENFTHDLPSESFKHVKQTSIRGFKSLILHAPAKAKKYITKIGNILILVGSFMPQKPKLGNLNYESAN, from the coding sequence ATGAATACGTCTAGCCTCGTAAGCCCAAAGCACAATATTGGTAGAGTAAAGTCACGCTATCGCTTCTTTTTTGAAGAAAATAGTTACAGTGTATTTATGTCACTGTTACTTACTGTGGCTTACTTTGTTTTGCATGCCTTTTTTAAATTAGAGCGTATCGATTTTGATAATGCTTTTTATCGTTACTTTCCACAGTTAAAACCGAACCGTTTTCGCCTTGGCGACCCGATCCGCTTTGTGATTCAATTAACCTTTCTTACGCTAGTAAAGTTTAAACGTGATGGTAAACAAGCTGTTGAGAAAGAATCAAAATATTCCATTTTCAAAATTTTGCCGCTATTTATCGACTGGGCAATGCGATTCGATAAATGGTTTACCCTGCGCGTGCGGCAATCACTTAACAAAGAAATCAATGAAAATACCCAAACCGGATTTCAAAAATTAACCTCCGCCGATTTTTGGGAAAAACCTCATATCACTAAAATACTGCTTGCTGCGGTACTTTTTTTATTGGCGATATTTATCACGGTTCCTTTTTCCCTTGAAGCACAAGCGATTTTTATGAGTTTGATCTTATTTATCGCCTACTCATTGCGAGGTATAAAAGGACCATTACCGACTATTGTAATGATAACGTTGTCAATTACGACCTCTACTCGTTACATTTGGTGGCGTGTAAATGAAACGCTGAATTGGGGTGACCCTATAGCCTTGTTTTTAGGATTTGGCTTACTTGCCGCAGAAGCGTATGCCTGGTTTATTCTAATTTTGGGTTTTTTCCAAACCATGCGTCCGTTAAAACGTAAACCGGTTAAGCTTCCTAAGGACACTAGTAGTTGGCCTACCGTTGACGTTTACATTCCAACTTATAACGAGCCTTTAAGCGTTGTAAAACCAACGACTATCTCAGCTTTGGCGCTAGACTGGCCAGAAGATAAGCTAAATGTGTATATTCTTGACGATGGCAAACGAGACGAGTTCAAAGAATTCGCCGCTGAGATTGGTGTTGGCTATATTGTTCGTCCAAACAACTTTCACGCTAAAGCAGGTAACCTCAACCATGCAATGCGTTACACTGATGGTGAGTTAATTGCCATTTTCGACTGTGACCACGTACCTGTACGTTCGTTCTTACAGATGACCATAGGTCAATTTGTCGAAGACTCTAAAATGTGTCTGGTGCAAACACCACACCATTTTTTCTCTGCCGACCCGTTTGAAAAAAACCTCGGTAATTTTGCCCAAACGCCTAATGAAAACATGCTGTTTTACGGTCTAATTCAAGACGGAAACGACTTATGGGATGCGACTTTTTTCTGTGGTTCTTGTGCCGTAATTCGTCGCAGTGCAATTGAAGAAATTGGCGGCTTCGCGTTTGAAACTGTTACAGAAGATGCTCACACAGCACTTAAAATGCAACGTAAAGGCTATCGCACCGCTTACATTAATATTCCACAAGCAGCCGGACTTGCTACTGACAGTTTGTCGACCCATGTGGGTCAGCGTATTCGCTGGGCACGGGGTATGGCGCAGATATTTAGGGTGGATAACCCCTTGCTTGGACGCGGGCTCTCGTTAAGCCAACGTTTTTGTTATTTGAACGCGGCAATGCACTTTTTCTCTGGTATTCCGCGCATCGTGTTTTTAACCGCACCCTTGGCACTCATTTATTTTGATGCCTATATTATTTATGCGCCGTTTTTAGCAATTTTACTGTACGTGGTACCAACCCTAATGCAGGTTAAAATTACCAACTCCCGAATCCAAGGTAAATGGCGTTATTCATTTTGGGGTGAAGTATATGAAGCTGTGCTTGCTTGGTACATTTTAAAGCCTACAACCGTGGCACTTTTTGCGCCCAACAAAGGTAAGTTTAACGTAACCGAAAAAGGTGGTTTAACCGATAAAGATTTCTATGATTGGGAAATCTCAAAACCATACCTTTTTCTTGCAACCATTAACTTGATTGGCTTAGTTGTTGGTGTTTTTCGCATATTTTTTGGCGACCCCGTTCAAATCGGCGTATTGTTAATCAGTATGGCATGGGCACTGTACAACTTTATGATTTTAGGTGCGGCGATTGCAGTTGCGGCAGAAGCAAAACAAGTAAGGCGCTCTCACCGTATTACGGCGAACTTCCCCGCTGCGCTGCGCGATGCGAATGGCAGAACATACAAAGTACGCGTAACCGATTTTAGTGATGTTGGTGTAGGCGTACAGTTACCAGCTGATGATTTAATCAATGTGGAAACTGATGTTGACCTGATAATGTCACGTGGACGCCGACAATTTTCATTTCCGTGTAAAGTGATTAACGCACGTAAAAATCGAGTTGGATTGATTTTAAGTAATCTGACACTAGAACAAGAGAAAAACTATATTGAATCAACCTTTAGTCGCGCTGATGCGTGGCTTGGTTGGCAAGAAAATTTTACGCATGATCTTCCCTCTGAAAGTTTTAAGCATGTAAAACAAACCAGTATTCGTGGTTTTAAAAGCTTAATTCTTCATGCACCAGCGAAAGCAAAGAAATACATAACAAAGATTGGTAATATTTTAATTTTGGTTGGCTCATTTATGCCGCAAAAGCCAAAACTGGGAAATTTAAATTATGAAAGTGCTAACTAA
- the tyrR gene encoding transcriptional regulator TyrR, which translates to MRLEIHCADRIGIAQEILNILVSYQVDLKGIEVDSVNCRMYVSFPPIEFEQFQKIMPEIRLIQGVEDVRTTAFLPSEREHNELATLLSALPDGVISIDVKGIVRQCNDSACRDLNTSSTEVIGQHINTQLKGFNFTRWLESTEVLAQTTRVEVNGEDFIADILPISVPDSENETIFVGAVVNIKSQSRLGEQVSAFRRQGNESFATIHTHSSAMRKVVREARKMAQLEAPILITGETGTGKELLAKACHYASNRANKPFVTLSCASLPDDVAEPELFGCALPNAESRGVLEQADGGTVFLDEVGEMSAQLQTKLLRFLQDGTFRRVGSENEVKVNVRILAATQKDIPGMVQEGRFREDLYYRINVLSLELAPLRDRKADIVPLTEHFISRYSHQLGRKSPVLDDTITAFLQQYPWPGNVRQLENSLYRAISLLDDENLSIEHLQLPSFTNDLGYLESDFEGTLDQAVKRFESTLLRKLYPAYPSSRQLAKRLGLSHTAIANKLREYGINRKTIKV; encoded by the coding sequence ATGCGCTTAGAGATCCATTGTGCGGACCGAATTGGTATCGCGCAGGAAATACTCAATATTTTAGTAAGTTACCAAGTTGACTTAAAAGGTATTGAAGTTGATTCAGTTAACTGTCGGATGTATGTCTCTTTTCCACCAATTGAGTTTGAACAGTTTCAGAAAATTATGCCTGAAATTCGTTTAATTCAAGGTGTAGAAGATGTAAGAACGACCGCATTTTTGCCTTCTGAGCGAGAGCATAATGAGCTTGCAACCTTACTAAGCGCACTACCCGATGGGGTTATTTCTATTGATGTTAAAGGTATTGTGCGCCAATGTAACGACTCAGCTTGCCGTGATTTAAATACATCAAGCACAGAGGTTATTGGCCAGCATATTAATACCCAACTGAAAGGGTTTAACTTTACACGTTGGTTAGAAAGTACAGAAGTGCTTGCGCAAACAACGCGTGTTGAAGTGAACGGTGAAGATTTTATTGCCGATATCTTACCAATTTCAGTGCCTGACTCTGAAAATGAAACGATTTTTGTCGGTGCGGTAGTTAATATCAAGTCGCAAAGCCGTTTAGGTGAGCAGGTAAGTGCCTTTAGACGACAAGGCAACGAGAGCTTTGCAACTATTCATACTCATAGCAGCGCCATGCGCAAAGTAGTGCGTGAAGCGCGTAAAATGGCGCAGTTAGAGGCGCCTATTTTAATCACTGGTGAAACGGGCACAGGCAAAGAACTGTTAGCGAAAGCGTGTCACTATGCGTCAAATCGCGCAAATAAACCATTTGTTACGTTATCGTGTGCATCCTTGCCTGATGATGTGGCTGAACCTGAATTGTTTGGCTGTGCATTGCCGAATGCTGAAAGCCGCGGTGTATTAGAACAAGCCGACGGCGGTACTGTATTTCTTGATGAAGTAGGGGAAATGTCGGCGCAACTGCAAACTAAATTACTGCGATTTTTACAAGACGGCACTTTTAGACGTGTTGGCAGTGAAAATGAAGTCAAAGTTAATGTGCGGATTTTAGCGGCAACACAAAAAGATATTCCAGGTATGGTACAAGAAGGGCGCTTTAGGGAAGATCTTTATTATCGCATTAATGTACTTAGCCTAGAGCTTGCGCCATTAAGAGATCGTAAAGCCGATATTGTGCCGTTAACCGAGCATTTTATTAGCCGTTATTCGCATCAATTAGGGCGTAAGTCGCCGGTATTAGATGACACTATTACCGCGTTTTTACAACAATATCCGTGGCCGGGTAATGTGCGCCAATTAGAGAATTCTCTATATCGTGCTATTTCACTGCTTGATGATGAGAATTTAAGTATCGAGCATCTACAGCTACCAAGTTTTACCAATGATTTGGGTTATCTTGAGTCTGATTTTGAAGGTACGCTAGACCAAGCGGTGAAGCGCTTTGAATCGACCCTTTTAAGAAAGCTGTATCCAGCTTACCCAAGCTCGCGTCAACTTGCGAAGCGTTTAGGCTTAAGCCATACGGCAATTGCAAACAAGTTACGCGAGTATGGCATTAACCGTAAAACTATTAAGGTGTAA